From Hydractinia symbiolongicarpus strain clone_291-10 chromosome 11, HSymV2.1, whole genome shotgun sequence, the proteins below share one genomic window:
- the LOC130614079 gene encoding epididymal secretory glutathione peroxidase-like encodes MDIFSKADVNGASEIKLFSWLKSVCPSPVDVLSSSNTVLWSPIRKTDIQWNFEKFLINHNGEPFKRYSADTPPLTMEEDIYALIEQCKKEKYYEGVLTN; translated from the exons ATGGATATTTTTTCTAAAGCAGACGTAAATGGTGCTTCGGAAATCAAATTATTTTCCTGGTTAAAG AGCGTTTGTCCATCACCAGTTGACGTGTTATCATCTTCCAATACAGtactttggagtccaattcgtaAAACAGATATTCAATGGAATTTTGAGAAATTTCTGATCAACCACAATGGAGAACCATTCAAAAGATACTCTGCTGATACTCCACCGTTGACGATGGAAGAAGATATATATGCGCTAATTGAGCAATGTAAGAAAGAGAAATATTATGAAGGGGTCCTGACAAATTAA
- the LOC130613603 gene encoding thyroid peroxidase-like, which produces MFMAFGQFLDHDIGYTTHPTCDVSAGCGSDTAFTYPCFPIRFRPNGARCLSLARSFPVCQRSRRRTTRQQINIISSYIDLSQVYSNNLAVHNQLRRLDDGTGLLRVTSDDLMPIRLPASDPDCINPGGCSLVGDDRGDENIVLHTLHTVFVRNHNYIVKQLTKLRKQWSETLLFETARKINIAICQRIVYNEFLPSLVDLSPYVGYKPFVDASIINVFSTAAFRFGHSLVPNAWAQLNSNFDKAFDDISLQASFENTVPIRQRGIESTAFGLLANQSQRVDTSFAFGLVRRLFVPLGENRRADLTALNIQRGRDHGIQTYGAWRKVCNLPAVNTFADLGGVMPKGIADKFAEVYNNPNDIDIFAAGIAETRTNGKMLGPTFQCIQKIQFERFRDGDRFWYERPGVFTINQRREINRMTLSKVLCNTLKNIVSIQPRAMRAVTSTTVRRECSGLRDIDFRAWLWLYLTIVDGRPIYISIFVSRNTNAEVRMT; this is translated from the exons ATGTTTATGGCATTTGGACAGTTTCTGGATCATGATATTGGATACACAACACATCCAACTTGTGATGTTTCAGCGGG ATGTGGCTCCGATACTGCATTTACATATCCATGTTTTCCAATCCGATTTCGACCAAATGGAGCGAGATGTTTATCGCTTGCAAGATCATTTCCAGTATGTCAACGATCCCGTAGAAGAACTACACGACAGCAGATAAACATAATCTCTTCTTATATCGATTTATCTCAAGTTTACAGCAATAATTTGGCTGTTCACAATCAGCTGAGGAGATTGGATG ATG gAACTGGGTTACTGAGAGTGACAAGTGATGATTTGATGCCCATAAGACTGCCAGCATCTGACCCGGATTGTATTAATCCAGGAGGTTGTTCGTTAGTTGGTGATGACCGTGGAGATGAGAATATTGTCCTTCACACGTTGCATACAGTGTTTGTTAGAAATCATAACTACATTGTTAAACAACTGACGAAACTTAGAAAACAATGGAGTGAAACATTGCTTTTTGAAACTGCTCGAAAGATAAATATTGCCATCTGTCAACGTATTGTGTACAATGAATTCTTGCCAAGTCTTGTTGATCTGAGTCCATACGTAGGATACAAACCATTTGTTGATGCAAGCATTATCAACGTCTTCTCAACAGCAGCATTCAGATTTGGTCACAGCTTGGTACCAAACGCATGGGCTCAACTCAACAGCAACTTTGACAAGGCTTTTGACGATATTTCTCTTCAAGCATCATTTGAAAATACTGTTCCTATCCGTCAACGTGGTATCGAATCAACAGCATTTGGTTTACTGGCTAACCAGTCACAGAGAGTGGACACAAGTTTTGCTTTTGGTCTCGTCAGGAGATTATTCGTTCCTCTTGGAGAAAATAGACGTGCAGATTTGACAGCTTTGAACATACAAAGAGGACGTGATCATGGAATACAAACATATGGAGCTTGGAGAAAAGTATGTAATTTACCTGCTGTTAACACATTTGCCGATTTGGGTGGTGTCATGCCGAAGGGAATTGCTGATAAATTCGCGGAAGTGTACAATAACCCTAATGATATCGACATATTTGCAGCTGGTATTGCAGAAACACGTACAAATGGAAAAATGCTCGGCCCAACTTTTCAGTGCATTCAAAAGATCCAATTTGAGCGTTTCAGAGATGGTGATCGATTTTGGTACGAAAGGCCTGGAGTATTTACAATTAATCAAAGAAGAGAAATAAACAGGATGACATTATCAAAAGTTTTATGCAATAcgttaaaaaacattgtttcgATTCAACCGAGAGCTATGCGAGCTGTTACATCCACTACTGTACGAAGAGAATGCAGTGGTTTGAGAGATATTGACTTCCGTGCCTGGTT ATGGCTTTACCTAACA ATCGTAGATGGTAGACCTATTTACATTTCTATTTTTGTTTCGCGAAATACGAATGCGGAAGTAAGAATGACataa
- the LOC130613604 gene encoding peroxidase skpo-1-like, with the protein MIYYVIAFSLSPFKYSFEITRVHCDQFSEVNFYIVIIGYIHKKRILTYSSLTLIAGFLRQIFFQFQTLCTSNIGAHIQIKKKDTVNRKGSTQSDRLVRTVAQLISQKYKMRNSSELQKTLLIAGTKAVNRNSKHGITICFSNLITVYAECSQPKHNPLFKTLLYQATINIGDTLSNCIPEVSTPSCSTSQPEFRIVDGTCNNLLKRTQGAANTPLSRLQSADYVDNLDTPRGFPGTTPTVPTAIQVSNAIFTVQRRNRQRARGLSAMFMAFGQFLDHDIGYTTHPTCDVSAGCGSDTAFTYPCFPIRFQWSEMFIACKIIPIYSNNLAVHNQLRRLDGTGLPRVTSGDLMPIRLPASDPDCINPGGCSLVGDDRGDENIVLHTLHTVFVRNHNYIVKQLTKLRKQWSETLLFETARKINIAICQRIVYNEFLPSLVDLSPYVGYKPFVDASIINVFSTAALRFGHSLVPNAWAQLNSNFDKAFDDISLQASFENTVPIRQRGIESTAFGLLANQSQRVDTSFAFGLVRRLFVPLGENRRADLTALNIQRGRDHGIQTYGAWRRVCNLPAVNTFTDLGGVMPKRIADKFSEVYNNPNDIDIFAAGIAETRTNGKMLGPTFQCIQKIQFERFRDGDRFWYERPGVFTSNQRREINRMTLSKVLCNTLKDIVSIQPRAMRAVTSNTVRRECSGLRDIDFCAWLYVEIFIRDWIIMDKIMNSNRYIDENKLQEDTHVKKVKLISSLVISKFCLHYTSKCRFFNQNRLKFC; encoded by the exons ATGATATACTACGTCATAGCATTTAGCCTATCGCCTTTTAAATATTCGTTTGAGATCACAAGAGTTCATTGCGATCAATTTTCTGAAGTTAATTTCTATATTGTTATCATTGGCTATATTCATAAAAAACGAATATTAACGTATTCTTCTCTAACtttaatcgcaggttttctgagacaaattttctttcaatttcaAACCTTGTGTACTTCAAACATTGGTGCACATATACAGATAAAGAAGAAAGACACAGTAAACAGAAAAGGCAGCACTCAAAGCGACCGCCTCGTAAGAACTGTAGCACAGTTGAtctcacaaaaatataaaatgagaAATT CTTCTGAACTACAGAAGACACTATTAATAGCAGGCACAAAAGCTGTCAACCGGAATAGCAAACATGGTATTACTATATGTTTCAGCAATCTTATTACTGTTTATGCAGAATGTTCACAGCCAAA ACACAACCCTCTTTTCAAAACTTTATTATACCAAG caaCCATTAATATTGGAGACACCTTATCAAATTGCATCCCCGAAGTATCAACACCTTCATGTTCCACTTCACAACCAGAATTTCGAATAGTTGATGGAACATGCAACAACCTTTTAAAGAGAACACAAGGAGCTGCAAATACACCATTATCAAGActacaaa GTGCCGACTACGTTGATAATCTTGACACTCCACGTGGTTTTCCTGGAACAACTCCAACCGTTCCTACAGCTATTCAAGTCTCCAACGCCATCTTTACTGTCCAACGTCGTAACCGGCAAAGAGCAAGAGGACTATCAGCAATGTTCATGGCATTTGGACAGTTTCTGGATCATGATATTGGATACACAACACATCCAACTTGTGATGTTTCAGCAGG ATGTGGCTCCGATACTGCATTTACATATCCATGTTTTCCAATCCGATTTCAATGGAGCGAGATGTTTATCGCTTGCAAGATCATTCCCA TTTACAGCAATAATTTAGCTGTTCACAATCAGCTGAGGAGATTGGATG gaACTGGGTTACCGAGAGTGACAAGTGGCGATCTGATGCCCATAAGACTGCCAGCATCTGACCCGGATTGTATTAATCCAGGAGGTTGTTCGTTAGTTGGTGATGACCGTGGAGATGAGAATATTGTCCTTCACACGTTGCATACAGTGTTTGTTAGAAATCATAACTACATTGTTAAACAACTGACGAAACTTAGAAAACAATGGAGTGAAACATTGCTTTTTGAAACTGCTCGAAAGATAAATATTGCCATCTGTCAACGTATTGTGTACAATGAATTCTTGCCAAGTCTTGTTGATCTGAGTCCATACGTAGGATACAAACCATTTGTTGATGCAAGCATTATCAACGTCTTCTCAACAGCAGCACTCAGATTTGGTCACAGCTTGGTACCAAACGCATGGGCTCAACTCAACAGCAACTTTGACAAGGCTTTTGACGATATTTCTCTTCAAGCATCATTTGAAAATACTGTTCCTATCCGTCAACGTGGTATCGAATCAACAGCATTTGGTTTACTAGCTAACCAGTCACAAAGAGTGGACACAAGTTTTGCTTTTGGTCTTGTGAGAAGGTTGTTCGTTCCTCTTGGAGAAAATAGACGTGCAGATTTGACAGCTTTGAACATACAAAGAGGACGTGATCATGGAATACAAACATATGGAGCTTGGAGAAGAGTATGTAATTTACCTGCTGTTAACACGTTTACCGATTTGGGTGGTGTCATGCCAAAGAGAATTGCTGATAAATTTTCGGAAGTGTACAATAACCCTAATGACATCGACATATTTGCAGCTGGTATTGCAGAAACACGTACAAATGGAAAAATGCTCGGCCCAACTTTTCAGTGCATTCAAAAGATCCAATTTGAGCGTTTCAGAGATGGTGATCGATTTTGGTACGAAAGGCCTGGAGTATTTACAAGCAATCAAAGAAGAGAAATAAACAGGATGACATTATCAAAAGTTTTATGCAATACGTTAAAAGACATTGTTTCGATTCAACCGAGAGCTATGCGAGCTGTTACGTCTAATACTGTACGAAGAGAATGCAGTGGTTTGAGAGATATTGATTTCTGTGCCTGGCT CTATGTA GAAATATTTATCCGTGACTGGATTATCATGGACAAAATAATGAATTCAAATAG ATACATAGACGAAAATAAACTGCAAGAAGATACGCACGTGAAGAAAGTTAAGCTTATTTCCTCTTTAGTTATTTCAAAGTTTTGTCTTCACTATACATCAAAATGTAgattttttaatcaaaacagACTGAAGTTTTGCTAA